The Gemella haemolysans genome includes a region encoding these proteins:
- the purB gene encoding adenylosuccinate lyase: protein MIERYSREEMRNIFSDENRFKAYLEVELYATEAWSTLGVVPKEDVEKLFANAKFDLPGILELEKETKHDIVAFTRNVSSYLGDEKKWVHYGLTSTDVVDTAYGYLYKQANDILYRDLLNFQEVLKEKALQYKFTPCIGRTHGVHADISSFGLKFALYYDEFNRHIKRFNEVRKIIEVGKISGAVGTFSNTPPEVQDYVCAKLGIESSNISTQTLQRDRHADYYATLALIASSIEKIGVEIRHLQRTEVREAEEFFSKNQKGSSAMPHKRNPISSENMAGCARIMRGYMFAAYENIPLWHERDISHSSAERILSNDATTLLDYMLNRFTNVVKNLTVFTDNMIKNIYATNGVIFAQRTMSNLIEKYSFSREEAYDLVQPLAMKSWFEGIPFRELLEENETIKNTVSKEVLDSCFDLNVHLVNIDKIYKRIPGLED, encoded by the coding sequence ATGATTGAAAGATATAGTAGAGAAGAAATGCGTAATATCTTTAGCGATGAGAATCGTTTTAAAGCATATTTAGAAGTAGAACTTTATGCGACAGAAGCTTGGAGTACATTAGGGGTTGTACCAAAAGAAGATGTTGAAAAATTATTCGCTAATGCAAAATTTGACCTACCAGGAATTTTAGAATTAGAAAAAGAAACAAAGCATGATATAGTAGCATTCACTCGTAACGTTTCTAGTTATCTAGGCGATGAGAAAAAATGGGTGCACTACGGATTAACATCTACTGATGTTGTTGACACTGCTTATGGATATTTATATAAACAAGCTAATGATATACTTTACAGAGATTTACTAAACTTCCAAGAAGTATTAAAAGAAAAAGCATTACAATATAAATTTACACCTTGTATCGGACGTACTCACGGAGTACATGCTGATATTAGTAGCTTTGGATTAAAATTCGCTCTTTATTATGATGAATTTAACCGTCATATTAAACGTTTCAATGAAGTTAGAAAAATTATCGAAGTAGGGAAAATCTCTGGAGCTGTAGGTACATTTTCAAATACACCACCAGAAGTTCAAGACTATGTTTGTGCAAAATTAGGAATTGAATCAAGTAATATTTCAACGCAAACACTTCAACGTGATAGACATGCAGATTACTATGCAACTTTAGCATTAATCGCAAGTTCAATCGAAAAAATTGGGGTGGAAATTCGTCACTTACAACGTACAGAAGTAAGAGAAGCAGAAGAGTTCTTCTCGAAAAATCAAAAAGGTTCAAGTGCAATGCCTCATAAACGTAATCCAATCTCAAGTGAAAACATGGCAGGATGTGCTAGAATTATGCGTGGATATATGTTTGCAGCATACGAAAATATTCCGTTATGGCATGAACGTGATATTTCTCACTCAAGTGCAGAGAGAATTTTAAGTAATGATGCTACAACGTTATTAGACTACATGTTAAATAGATTTACTAATGTTGTGAAAAATCTAACAGTATTTACTGATAACATGATTAAAAATATTTATGCAACTAACGGTGTAATTTTCGCTCAAAGAACTATGAGTAATCTTATTGAAAAATACTCATTCTCACGTGAAGAAGCTTATGATTTAGTACAACCACTAGCGATGAAATCATGGTTCGAAGGTATTCCATTTAGAGAACTTCTTGAAGAAAATGAAACTATTAAAAATACAGTTTCTAAAGAAGTGTTAGATAGTTGTTTCGATCTAAATGTACATTTAGTAAATATCGATAAAATCTATAAACGTATTCCAGGATTGGAAGATTAA
- a CDS encoding trypsin-like peptidase domain-containing protein, whose amino-acid sequence MIRNEKTYGFFRKTKKYGLIGCISFCGILVYGLTDNNQIVNKEAQAAVVKGGADIVDADVHNKETSGVAMTYTSFDSNGSKQVASGSGVFVAPNVMVTVAHNYLDKDKASGSGYVRGGNSAQSYVVMNSDTEKRNNTPANGTIDIIPKGNIHYYNQKEFAKSYENDLAAVVTERPVEAMTNGEDKPRELGVASQGDNITLIGYPNDFSSKRLSEATKARLKDGKMYKISGILSSLNTTTGDGTYNTSALGGFSGGPIFNDKGEVVGIHQHGTNTDAGTDAEQHGGGLFFTDKHRSWINKIIEEHGIKGWFVNGNDKYYYDNNHRALVSTEREIDGARYSFDSNGRGRLLSGTEKGKVVLRIKNEAGEKLVERVVAQGNVGSAVNYDFKQDKENKDLFGKNPNATIVSIDGEAINKKFNENWSKDFVSKLSLGNTYIDAIIKGDNFVRTQPGQVDTSGDVTLPKPSEEVKNAPNGLRNFNATAIIVTPDGTGSGTLIEKDLLLTVAHNFLKFENGKVTEKATGNNDKKYYAVLPNGKKVFFTDSDIHYWKKDDSVVGFTHDLALVKFKEVVDNVTPAAVKEDVSVVNSGDKVSVYGFPDGKLKPVIDTKVTDVVDRGAGLTGIGYTGTKPGASGGGLYNDKGEIIGVHQNGVVGERSGGLVFSKEQLDWVKSYIDGNPKAPVYREEKNVDYGDVAEFELKDLKDDSKLKQWFSDRIKKIGTEDKIRLSVDGNILFEKKIDTATKEDFEIKTGLYKIESLVEKEEKIPFDTKYVADKELNKGERSVIKKGIEGTLKTTYIKDEDGELIKEKETKEPAVDEVVKVGVKPIENTKEILSNTKYIADKEKARGLPNKRIEGSNGYEKEVTKYTLNKKDGTISETVEKTEKKATDTIIKVPAKDKVEIIEIPSPIRYEKDSTREKGQNNITVFGEKGMRKVTTTYEVNPKTGEVTERIGTPEIKEATETVVKVPAKDKVEVTEIPSPIRYEKDSTREKGQNNITVFGEKGTRKVTTTYEVNPKTGEITERTGTPEVKAATETVVKVAAKDKVEVTEIPSSARYEKDSTREKGQSNITVLGEKGTRKVTTTYEVNPKTGEVTERTGMPEIKEATETVVKVPAKDKVEVVQRENGKKVKVTTVYTVDEKTGNIIQTEREEEISSEDLTSKSDEKAPTVEELKPFEGGVNPAELVVTEELKPFEGGVNSEIASVKEELPELKVALLRDEEGNVLDVLANSEKPKELKGYKYTGKEEVDGEGNKIYIYEKDKSGVITSKSDEKAPTVEELKPFEGGVNPAESVVTEETIPFEAGVNSETATVKEQLPELKVALLKDEKGNILDVLAISEKPKELKGYKYTGKKEVDGEGNKIYIYQKVELENFDNKKQETVDVYQSQNTESQNETTASKKAQVQKLPNTGETPVESGVLGGMLLVATTMLSKRKLKK is encoded by the coding sequence ATGATAAGAAACGAGAAAACATATGGTTTTTTCAGAAAAACTAAAAAGTATGGTTTAATTGGATGTATAAGTTTTTGTGGAATTTTAGTATATGGACTAACTGATAACAACCAAATAGTAAATAAGGAGGCACAAGCCGCAGTTGTTAAAGGTGGAGCTGATATTGTGGATGCAGATGTTCACAATAAAGAGACTAGCGGTGTGGCTATGACCTATACTAGTTTTGATAGCAATGGATCAAAACAGGTTGCTTCAGGTAGTGGAGTATTTGTCGCACCGAATGTTATGGTGACAGTTGCTCATAATTATTTAGATAAAGACAAAGCTTCTGGATCGGGTTATGTTCGTGGAGGTAATAGTGCCCAAAGCTATGTTGTTATGAACTCTGATACGGAAAAACGTAACAATACACCAGCGAATGGAACTATTGATATCATACCAAAAGGAAATATTCATTACTATAATCAGAAAGAATTTGCTAAATCTTATGAAAATGATTTAGCAGCTGTAGTTACAGAACGACCTGTAGAGGCGATGACAAATGGTGAAGATAAACCACGTGAACTTGGTGTTGCTAGTCAAGGTGATAATATTACTTTGATAGGTTATCCGAATGATTTCTCTTCGAAAAGATTGTCAGAAGCAACGAAAGCAAGATTAAAAGATGGAAAAATGTATAAAATCTCAGGGATACTATCAAGCCTAAATACAACTACTGGTGACGGTACTTATAATACGAGTGCTTTAGGTGGATTTTCAGGAGGGCCAATCTTTAATGATAAAGGTGAAGTTGTAGGTATTCATCAACACGGTACAAATACGGACGCAGGAACTGACGCCGAGCAGCATGGAGGAGGTTTATTTTTCACTGATAAACATAGATCTTGGATAAACAAGATAATAGAAGAACATGGTATTAAAGGTTGGTTTGTTAATGGGAATGATAAATATTATTATGATAACAACCATAGGGCGTTAGTTAGTACAGAGCGAGAAATAGATGGTGCTAGATACTCATTTGATAGTAATGGACGTGGAAGATTACTATCAGGTACAGAGAAAGGAAAAGTAGTACTTAGAATTAAGAATGAAGCTGGAGAAAAACTAGTAGAAAGAGTTGTCGCGCAAGGTAACGTAGGTTCTGCGGTTAATTATGACTTTAAACAAGACAAGGAAAATAAAGATTTATTTGGTAAAAATCCTAACGCCACAATTGTGTCTATAGATGGAGAGGCGATTAATAAGAAATTTAATGAAAATTGGTCTAAAGACTTTGTAAGTAAACTATCATTAGGAAATACATATATTGATGCTATCATTAAAGGAGACAACTTCGTTAGAACACAACCTGGCCAAGTTGATACATCTGGTGATGTTACGCTTCCTAAACCGAGTGAAGAGGTGAAGAATGCACCGAACGGATTGCGTAATTTCAATGCAACAGCGATTATAGTAACTCCTGATGGCACAGGATCGGGTACATTAATTGAAAAAGATTTATTACTTACAGTTGCTCATAACTTCTTGAAGTTTGAGAACGGTAAGGTGACGGAAAAAGCTACTGGTAATAATGATAAAAAATATTATGCAGTACTTCCAAATGGGAAAAAGGTATTCTTTACAGACTCTGATATTCATTATTGGAAAAAAGATGATTCAGTTGTTGGATTTACGCATGATCTTGCTTTAGTTAAGTTTAAAGAAGTTGTGGATAATGTTACCCCTGCTGCTGTAAAAGAAGATGTATCTGTTGTAAATAGCGGTGATAAAGTGTCAGTTTATGGTTTTCCTGATGGTAAATTAAAGCCAGTTATCGACACTAAAGTTACCGATGTAGTAGATCGAGGTGCTGGATTAACTGGAATTGGATATACGGGTACTAAACCAGGTGCATCAGGTGGTGGACTTTATAATGATAAAGGTGAAATTATCGGAGTGCATCAAAATGGTGTCGTTGGGGAAAGAAGTGGTGGATTAGTCTTTTCTAAAGAACAACTCGATTGGGTAAAATCTTATATTGATGGTAATCCGAAAGCCCCTGTATATAGAGAAGAAAAAAATGTAGACTACGGCGATGTTGCTGAATTTGAATTGAAGGATTTAAAAGATGATTCTAAATTAAAACAATGGTTCAGTGATAGAATAAAAAAAATAGGAACTGAAGATAAAATAAGATTATCTGTTGATGGAAATATATTATTTGAGAAAAAAATAGATACCGCTACTAAAGAAGATTTTGAGATAAAAACAGGATTATATAAAATTGAATCATTAGTTGAGAAAGAAGAAAAAATTCCTTTTGATACAAAATATGTAGCAGACAAAGAACTAAACAAAGGCGAAAGGTCTGTAATTAAAAAAGGTATTGAAGGAACACTTAAAACGACTTACATCAAGGATGAAGATGGAGAGTTAATAAAAGAAAAAGAAACTAAAGAACCAGCTGTTGATGAGGTAGTTAAAGTAGGGGTTAAACCAATAGAAAATACAAAGGAAATTCTGTCAAATACAAAATATATAGCAGATAAAGAAAAAGCAAGAGGACTACCTAACAAGCGCATAGAAGGTTCTAATGGTTATGAAAAAGAAGTTACAAAATATACACTTAATAAAAAAGATGGAACAATAAGTGAAACTGTAGAGAAAACAGAAAAGAAAGCAACTGATACAATAATAAAAGTTCCGGCGAAAGATAAAGTAGAAATAATAGAAATCCCAAGTCCAATAAGATACGAAAAAGATAGTACGAGAGAAAAAGGCCAAAATAATATTACTGTTTTTGGAGAAAAAGGGATGAGAAAAGTAACGACAACGTACGAAGTAAATCCGAAAACAGGAGAAGTAACAGAGCGAATAGGAACGCCAGAGATAAAAGAAGCAACAGAGACAGTAGTGAAAGTTCCAGCGAAGGATAAAGTAGAAGTAACAGAGATCCCAAGTCCAATAAGATATGAAAAAGATAGTACGAGAGAAAAAGGCCAAAATAATATTACTGTTTTTGGAGAAAAAGGAACAAGAAAAGTAACGACAACGTACGAAGTAAATCCAAAAACAGGAGAAATAACAGAGCGAACAGGAACGCCAGAGGTGAAAGCCGCAACAGAAACAGTAGTTAAAGTTGCCGCGAAAGATAAAGTAGAAGTAACAGAAATCCCAAGTTCAGCAAGATACGAAAAAGATAGTACGAGAGAAAAAGGCCAAAGTAATATTACTGTTCTTGGAGAAAAAGGAACAAGAAAAGTAACAACAACGTACGAAGTAAATCCGAAAACAGGCGAAGTAACTGAGCGAACAGGAATGCCAGAGATAAAAGAAGCAACAGAAACAGTAGTGAAAGTTCCAGCGAAGGATAAAGTAGAAGTAGTTCAACGAGAAAATGGGAAGAAGGTAAAAGTAACGACTGTATATACGGTTGATGAAAAAACAGGAAACATAATTCAAACAGAAAGAGAAGAAGAAATCTCTAGTGAGGATTTAACATCTAAATCAGATGAAAAAGCCCCAACTGTAGAAGAATTAAAACCGTTCGAAGGTGGAGTGAATCCTGCAGAATTAGTAGTGACAGAAGAATTAAAACCATTCGAAGGCGGAGTAAACTCAGAAATAGCATCGGTTAAAGAAGAATTACCTGAACTAAAAGTAGCACTTTTAAGAGATGAAGAAGGAAATGTCTTAGATGTTTTAGCGAATTCTGAAAAACCAAAAGAGCTAAAAGGCTATAAATATACAGGAAAAGAAGAAGTAGATGGCGAAGGAAATAAAATCTACATTTATGAGAAAGATAAATCAGGTGTTATAACATCTAAATCAGATGAAAAAGCCCCAACTGTAGAAGAATTAAAACCATTCGAAGGCGGAGTGAATCCCGCAGAATCAGTAGTGACAGAAGAAACTATACCGTTCGAAGCTGGAGTAAATTCAGAAACAGCAACAGTAAAAGAACAATTACCTGAACTAAAAGTAGCTCTTTTAAAAGACGAAAAAGGTAATATTTTAGATGTTTTAGCAATTTCTGAAAAGCCAAAAGAGCTAAAAGGCTATAAATATACAGGAAAAAAAGAAGTAGATGGCGAAGGGAATAAAATCTACATTTATCAAAAAGTTGAATTAGAGAATTTTGATAACAAAAAACAAGAAACTGTTGATGTTTATCAATCTCAAAATACTGAAAGTCAAAATGAGACTACTGCGTCTAAGAAAGCACAAGTCCAAAAACTACCTAATACTGGAGAAACACCTGTAGAAAGTGGAGTATTAGGTGGAATGTTACTTGTCGCAACAACGATGTTATCTAAACGAAAACTAAAAAAATAA
- a CDS encoding helix-turn-helix domain-containing protein has translation MDEFLKKLREERGYKLKDVAGDVISTRTLMRFEADETSISISIFEKLLDNLNINYLDYFTFYLDNTDFDTTEFANKLQKLLQ, from the coding sequence ATGGACGAGTTTTTAAAAAAACTAAGAGAGGAAAGAGGGTATAAATTAAAAGATGTAGCAGGTGATGTGATATCTACAAGAACATTAATGCGTTTTGAAGCTGATGAAACTAGTATTTCTATTTCTATTTTTGAAAAATTATTAGACAATTTGAATATTAATTATCTAGATTATTTTACTTTTTATTTAGATAATACAGACTTCGATACTACTGAATTTGCTAATAAATTACAGAAACTGTTGCAATGA
- a CDS encoding SEC10/PgrA surface exclusion domain-containing protein, producing MPYGKNVKYKIALDLRFVDKFKEYMDYTLNWKQEGITMDEMFAKRKELRKELKSIEKEINHKFLYDRYSHEDDYEINLKNMSEEERLKMSQYGIYLLNQIRSQFGLEPLKVNKNSMQLAKEITETVMRDNHSNLNAGHYIKGISEVAAKHGLIRDANYYENLYNAGSTTFSDHKMSRNALYEHVYNSVTLFFYEGTISGGYGHAESLYRAKTPMGLAVAHFENVGDDYNINRLPKEFIEKINSILNTMNLETF from the coding sequence ATGCCTTATGGTAAAAATGTAAAATATAAAATTGCATTAGATCTACGTTTCGTAGATAAATTCAAAGAATACATGGATTATACTCTAAACTGGAAACAAGAAGGTATAACTATGGATGAAATGTTCGCTAAACGTAAGGAGTTGCGTAAAGAATTAAAATCTATAGAAAAAGAAATTAACCACAAATTCCTTTACGACAGATATAGCCATGAAGATGATTACGAAATCAATCTTAAAAATATGTCTGAAGAAGAAAGACTTAAAATGTCACAATATGGTATTTACTTATTAAATCAAATCCGTAGTCAATTCGGACTTGAACCATTAAAAGTAAACAAAAATTCAATGCAATTAGCAAAAGAAATCACAGAAACTGTAATGAGAGATAACCACTCTAACCTAAATGCAGGTCACTACATCAAAGGTATCTCTGAAGTTGCAGCAAAACATGGTTTAATTAGAGACGCTAACTACTATGAAAACCTTTATAATGCAGGTTCAACAACATTCAGTGACCACAAAATGTCACGAAACGCTCTATATGAACATGTTTATAACTCAGTAACGTTATTCTTTTATGAAGGAACTATTTCAGGTGGTTATGGTCATGCTGAATCATTATATAGAGCGAAAACACCAATGGGACTTGCTGTAGCTCACTTCGAAAACGTAGGGGATGATTACAATATCAACAGACTACCAAAAGAATTTATTGAAAAAATAAACAGTATATTGAATACGATGAATTTGGAAACATTCTAA
- a CDS encoding formate--tetrahydrofolate ligase, with protein MKSDFQISNECEKKHIAEVAGKLGIKEEDLILYGNHKAKIQTKNIKKDISEDAKLVLVTSINPTSSGEGKSTVTIGLSDGLNRIGKKSCVALREPSLGPVLGRKGGAAGGGYAQVVPMEDINLHFTGDMHAITTAHNAIAVLVNNHVFQGNELEIDRIVFNRVMDMNARDLRNIKVNAGTDLERLDGFDITVASEIMAILCLSEGLGDLKEKLSNILVAYNKKGEPVYLKDLKIEGVITSLLKDAIKPNIVQTLENNPAIIHGGPFANIAHGCNSILATKTALKFADYVITEAGFGADLGAEKFLNIKCRKSGLRPKAAVVVATIKALKLHGDIEEKDLKEENLEALAKGVQNLEKHIENLRKFNLPIVVALNVFVTDTEKELAFLENWAKEQGVEFSRTEVWEKGGLGGIDLAEKVVKAVEGNDKELQLLYKDEASITEKIETVCREIYGADGVNFSDEVKSEIERIESLGFKHLPVCMAKTPASLTDNAKIKGRPTGFNITINDVKLRSGAGFVVAYANKVLTMPGLPKMPSALNIDIDEETETIIGIF; from the coding sequence ATGAAGTCAGACTTTCAAATTTCAAACGAATGTGAAAAGAAACATATTGCTGAAGTAGCAGGAAAATTAGGGATAAAAGAAGAAGATTTAATATTATACGGAAATCACAAAGCGAAAATCCAAACAAAAAATATCAAAAAAGATATTAGTGAAGATGCAAAACTAGTACTAGTTACATCTATAAACCCGACATCAAGTGGAGAAGGGAAAAGTACTGTAACTATCGGTTTATCTGATGGATTAAACAGAATCGGGAAAAAATCTTGTGTTGCACTCCGTGAGCCATCTTTAGGTCCTGTATTAGGAAGAAAAGGTGGGGCAGCTGGTGGAGGATATGCACAAGTTGTACCAATGGAAGATATTAATCTTCACTTTACAGGAGATATGCACGCTATTACTACAGCTCACAATGCAATCGCAGTATTAGTAAATAACCACGTATTTCAAGGTAACGAATTAGAGATTGATAGAATTGTCTTTAACCGTGTTATGGATATGAATGCACGTGATTTACGTAATATTAAAGTTAATGCTGGGACTGATTTAGAACGTCTAGATGGTTTTGATATTACTGTAGCTAGTGAAATCATGGCAATCTTATGTTTATCAGAAGGACTAGGAGATCTTAAAGAAAAATTAAGTAATATTCTTGTTGCTTACAACAAAAAAGGTGAACCAGTTTACCTAAAAGATTTGAAAATTGAAGGTGTTATAACTTCATTATTAAAAGATGCAATTAAACCGAATATTGTTCAAACATTAGAGAACAATCCAGCGATTATTCACGGTGGACCATTCGCAAACATTGCACACGGGTGTAACTCAATCTTAGCTACAAAAACAGCATTAAAATTCGCTGACTACGTAATTACAGAAGCAGGATTTGGAGCTGATTTAGGAGCTGAGAAATTCTTAAACATTAAATGTCGTAAGTCAGGTTTAAGACCAAAAGCTGCAGTAGTTGTTGCAACTATTAAAGCATTAAAACTACACGGTGATATTGAAGAAAAAGATCTAAAAGAAGAAAATTTAGAAGCATTAGCTAAAGGTGTTCAAAACTTAGAAAAACATATCGAAAACTTACGTAAATTTAATTTACCAATAGTAGTAGCTCTAAATGTATTCGTTACTGATACAGAAAAAGAACTAGCGTTCTTAGAAAACTGGGCTAAAGAACAAGGCGTAGAATTCTCTCGTACAGAAGTATGGGAAAAAGGTGGTCTTGGTGGAATAGACCTAGCTGAAAAAGTAGTAAAAGCTGTAGAAGGAAATGACAAAGAACTACAATTATTGTACAAAGACGAAGCTTCAATCACTGAAAAAATTGAAACAGTATGTCGTGAGATTTACGGAGCAGATGGAGTTAACTTCTCAGATGAAGTAAAATCTGAAATCGAAAGAATCGAAAGTCTTGGATTCAAGCATTTACCAGTATGTATGGCGAAAACTCCAGCTTCATTAACAGATAATGCAAAAATCAAAGGGCGTCCTACAGGATTTAACATTACTATTAACGATGTTAAATTAAGAAGTGGTGCAGGATTCGTAGTAGCATATGCGAATAAAGTACTAACAATGCCAGGACTTCCAAAAATGCCAAGTGCATTAAATATCGATATTGATGAAGAAACAGAAACAATCATTGGGATTTTCTAG
- a CDS encoding helix-turn-helix domain-containing protein, with protein MDNKNMHGKIFKQIREERGIKLKDAAGNAISVRTLIRFEADETSVSLEVFEQLLRNIGICYQDFFSEYLPLVEVDQTGFVAESKRLEIAGGQSLIKSLAIKTLEQNENISITTRLYIEQFLCVLGETQGPQIIRDNRKIVLEHLRSLDKHNINELFTLTFIMGTTNDDEFSDEFIRRVINESLVPIKSDNMFSSDKGERLLLLLNSAIALLSRRGHVEEAEGYCIKAIELLKEHYVHVTYFIFHVTSFNYILAQIQLKLNKPEGVELANKCIRLLDAQIDLNHILVDNLTKDKLVKWFYERNKTGIDFEF; from the coding sequence ATGGACAACAAAAATATGCATGGAAAAATCTTTAAGCAGATTAGAGAAGAGCGTGGGATTAAATTAAAGGATGCTGCTGGAAATGCTATTTCAGTAAGAACACTAATCAGATTTGAAGCAGATGAAACAAGTGTTTCGTTAGAAGTATTTGAACAGTTGCTTAGAAATATAGGGATTTGTTATCAAGATTTTTTTTCCGAGTATTTACCTCTTGTAGAAGTAGATCAGACAGGATTTGTAGCAGAATCAAAACGATTAGAAATAGCGGGTGGACAATCGTTAATTAAAAGTTTAGCGATTAAAACGCTGGAACAAAATGAGAATATTTCGATTACTACTAGACTTTATATCGAACAGTTTCTATGTGTACTAGGAGAAACTCAAGGACCACAGATCATAAGAGATAATAGGAAAATTGTTTTAGAGCACTTAAGAAGTCTAGATAAGCATAATATTAATGAATTGTTTACTTTAACTTTTATTATGGGAACAACTAATGATGATGAATTTTCAGATGAATTTATTCGTCGTGTAATTAATGAGTCTTTAGTTCCTATAAAGTCTGACAATATGTTTTCTTCTGACAAAGGTGAAAGATTGTTACTATTGTTAAATAGTGCTATAGCCCTTTTATCTAGAAGAGGTCATGTAGAAGAAGCAGAAGGATACTGTATTAAGGCTATTGAATTATTGAAGGAACATTATGTACATGTTACGTATTTTATTTTTCATGTAACTTCATTTAATTATATATTGGCACAGATTCAACTTAAATTGAATAAACCAGAAGGTGTTGAACTTGCAAATAAATGTATTCGTCTACTAGATGCTCAAATAGATTTAAATCACATACTTGTAGATAATCTAACGAAAGATAAATTAGTTAAATGGTTTTATGAAAGAAATAAAACGGGAATTGATTTCGAGTTCTAA
- a CDS encoding adenylosuccinate synthase yields the protein MSIIVVVGSQWGDEGKGKITDFLAERADVIARYQGGNNAGHTIKFDGKTYKLQLIPSGIFNEEKLSIIGNGLVVDPKWICSEIDRLKESGVTCKGLRISNRAHVVLPYHLKLDEVEEARRGENKIGTTKKGIGPCYVDKYKRCGIRIADLLDADLFKKKLEQNLKEKNELFEKIYETEGFTVEEIFNEYFEYGKQLAQYVTDTSKVLEDAQNENKNILFEGAQGVMLDIDHGTYPYVTSSNPSAGGITVGNGFVPTNGLKVLGISKAYTSRVGDGPFPTELFDEIGDTIREVGHEYGTVTKRPRRIGWFDTVVMRHSARVSGMTNLSVNCLDVLTGLKEIKICTAYDYKGEILTEYPANENIIKDCKPIYETLPGFDEDITGVTSLNELPENARKYLEKIEELVGVKISVFSTGPDRTQTHLLEDLWN from the coding sequence ATGTCAATAATCGTAGTAGTAGGTTCACAATGGGGAGATGAAGGTAAAGGTAAAATTACCGACTTTTTAGCAGAACGCGCTGATGTAATTGCTCGTTATCAAGGGGGTAACAACGCAGGACATACTATTAAGTTTGATGGAAAAACTTACAAACTTCAATTAATCCCATCTGGAATTTTTAATGAAGAAAAACTTTCAATTATCGGAAATGGTCTAGTAGTAGATCCTAAATGGATTTGCAGTGAAATCGATAGATTAAAAGAAAGTGGAGTTACTTGTAAGGGATTAAGAATCTCTAATAGAGCACATGTAGTATTACCGTATCACTTAAAACTAGATGAGGTTGAAGAAGCTCGTCGTGGAGAAAATAAAATTGGTACTACTAAAAAGGGAATAGGACCATGTTATGTAGATAAATACAAACGTTGTGGTATTCGTATCGCTGATTTACTAGATGCTGATCTATTCAAGAAAAAATTAGAACAAAATCTGAAAGAAAAAAATGAACTATTCGAAAAAATCTATGAAACTGAAGGATTCACAGTAGAAGAAATCTTCAATGAATACTTCGAATATGGAAAACAATTAGCTCAATATGTTACAGACACTTCTAAAGTATTAGAAGATGCACAAAATGAAAATAAAAATATTTTATTCGAAGGTGCGCAAGGTGTAATGCTAGACATCGACCACGGAACATACCCGTATGTTACTTCATCTAACCCATCTGCAGGTGGAATCACAGTAGGTAATGGATTCGTACCAACAAATGGACTTAAAGTATTAGGTATTTCAAAAGCTTATACTTCTCGTGTAGGGGATGGACCATTCCCAACAGAATTATTCGATGAAATCGGAGATACAATTCGTGAAGTTGGTCATGAATACGGAACAGTTACTAAACGTCCACGTCGTATTGGATGGTTTGATACAGTAGTAATGCGTCATTCAGCTCGTGTATCTGGAATGACTAATCTGTCAGTAAACTGCTTAGACGTTCTTACAGGACTTAAAGAAATTAAAATTTGTACAGCATACGACTATAAAGGTGAAATCTTAACTGAATACCCAGCTAATGAAAACATCATTAAAGATTGTAAACCAATCTATGAAACATTACCAGGATTTGATGAAGATATCACAGGTGTAACATCACTTAATGAGCTTCCAGAAAATGCAAGAAAATATTTAGAAAAAATCGAAGAATTAGTAGGGGTTAAAATCTCTGTATTCTCTACAGGGCCAGACAGAACTCAAACACACCTATTAGAAGATTTATGGAATTAG